The Salvia miltiorrhiza cultivar Shanhuang (shh) chromosome 2, IMPLAD_Smil_shh, whole genome shotgun sequence DNA window acaccctaaaTGGATTAGATTTGTTACATTTTTGAAGAATTTAAATACAAAAGAATTTTAATCTTATATAACAATATATATGGatgttttataaataaaaactcaTTTCTAAATATAAATTTGGAACAATTTTTAGCCTGTAAATCATAGATTTATaataaattcatcattttgttggatgaattcgtgatCCTGAATTTGAATTCCGTaaaggacaaaaaaaaaatatttttgaattcatacGTTTTCACGGTAATTTCATTATATGTTTCACATACTTTGTAATTTGTATTCCCTTTGTCCCTTAAATAACttcatatattttctttttgggtcgttccccaaataacttctcatatattttcaccactttcaatattaattataacatattttcacgacttttaatattaattgtattatattttttttcatttccaacacactcaacaacttttttttaaaatctgtgTTCCTGCatgaaaaattatttaaggGATGGAgaaagtatatatattaaaaggaATTTGTAATTCACCTTATAATTAAATGCTACAAAAGCTTTATATTGCCTATTGAGAATGTCAATTGGGTCAATCAACTTAGTTTTAGACAAGTCTTATATCAGGCACAGGCTATTTTTGACGCAACAAATTGatctgaattttttttcaagATTGAAATTTTGGACCATTAtcccaatttttttataaattaataattaaataaaaaaatttaatgatCTCATTAGGATgtaatcaaatttaaaattttgtacCTTAAATATATTAATCACTCTACCTTTAATCAACACACAATTACCCCAAATCTTCTATTTTTGGATTAACACATTGGGAAATAAGTTTACTATTTCTTTAGCACGTACGTATTTttttataactattttttttaaaaaaaagaaaatgattaTGCATTTTCAATCAAACACACTTGAACTGATATTAAATGCAAAAATTAGTGGTCCCAACTTATATAAATAACTATTATCGAAAATGATTGGGTACTCAACTTTCTTAATTtaaatggtttttatttgaaGGTCAAGAAGTTTCCATTGTGTATtggaataaaaatatattggtGACATGATGAGTACAAATTTACGGATAAAATATCAAAACATATACTCCATAATTAAGTATTTGGAATTAATCATATGAAATTCATAAACAATTAAAGTACTAAAATTTGAGAACTAGGTGATGAGAAAATTTTTATTCACTGGGCCAGACATTCAATTTTTGAGCTAGCACTATTTCGAGCTCaaactatttttaattaatttggatTAATCGGATTAAATTTCTTCGGTTTAGGAATCTTTTATCAACCCAATTTTTTCAGTCTATTCATACCAATAATTTTGGAGTAGATTGACATTCCTCTGTCTTATAATAGAATATTTTGTCCTAATTACATTTTCACCAAATTTAAGTAATAtttccattaaaaaaaattcacagattggttttttttttttttttttttggggggggggggggggaggctTCGGTCGCACTATAGTTGGATAGGAAATTTCTGAGTATTTCGTAATTAACTATTTGAGGATGCGAAAGAAAAATTGGGATGATAATTTGACATCAGGCTTGATACAGCACGCACCACATGcgaaataaattacaaaaagaaaaaacaacacTATCTATCATTATCAGATTCCAAATTTACTCATAGTTTCATTGGTTTCTTTTTCCTCCTGAATTGTTTCTTTCTAATTAAAAGGTCTTAAGTGGTCCAAATATTCATCTATTTCCTCCGTTATCTCCTAATTAatcatcattctcaaatcaGGTAACTCCTAATCTTTAAGAGAAGGATTGAATATATGTAGAAGaaacatatataaaataagaaatagaatGTTAGAAAAAGAGGGGCATGCATCATCAATCCCCAAAGATACATTCATTAATTAACTTCCAATACATTACTATTGCTCCCACAGGGTACAAATCAAGGCTGTAATCAAAATATTACAGCCAAAAACAACCACTGCGAGGAAAAACCAAACATTTACCAAATTCCTACATTTACATGCATATATCCTAACCCATTTAGATCGACTTCATCATCATGGGTAATTCTAGTCAGCCGGTCAAGAAATCTCaactgagaaaaaaaaaaaaaaaatacaagtagCAGTCtagtagtaataaataaattccTGCAGCAGTTTGCTGTATCTATCTAAGGAATGATGTTAGAGACTGGAATACTTGTTCATCACAAGGAATGGTGAGGCCCATGTCATGATCAAATCCAAACTCTTCTTCAGCTTGGTGAAGCAGGCTGAGGAATTCCGGCCTCTCGAGAATGGAGATAGGAACGATGTATCTGCTCCGGTTCTCGCCCACGTACACCACAAAATGCCCCTTTGGCACGTCCATTGGCAGCCCTTCATCGTTCTCGTACCCGTGCTTTTTCCCTATGCTCGAGCACCGCTTCATGATCTGCTTGATCATTGCCTTTTGTGACACTTTGTTTGATTTTCTAATTCccattcaatatatatatgatcTCAACTTAAATATATATTCCTCTTCTTTGAAAGAAACAGAGATACAGAGGAGTTGAAAAGAAGGGTGTGGTGAGAAAGGAATGAGGCTGAGTGAGCTATATATATAAAGTAGCTAGGGAGTTTGTCTTCAAAATTAAATggttaattaatttgttatttgGTATGAAAATttagagaaagaaaaaggaaaacaagggCATGTGGGGTTGTGGGAGCAAAGATGAGACCACAGGTGTTTTTGGGCGCTGTGTATTCAAGCTGAAAAAACATGATGCCATCGAGTTTACTACTTCTTGTTGCCTTTCACCACGACAATAGGGACCCTCTTTTCTTGAGTTCTAACCCTCTCTTCAAcaatattactatatatatttctaCCTTCTCTTTTTCCCATTTTTTCATGCATCCCTTCCATGTGAAGAAACTTCCTCGCAATTTAATTACCCTCTTGGTAATGGCCGTACATGTGTTATATACATGCGGTTAATAACACTAGGTTCATATTCAAACTGTTCTATGTACACAAAAGTGAGTGTGTGATAGTATGTAGAGCTCAAGCTCAAATGGAAGGTTCTAAATAATTTCTATGATAAATATTCCTCAGTGTCGAATATTCAGTAGTTCGTCGAAACATCGAGCTCATGATATGCAACGATTATAGTTCATCCTAAATCGTTGTATCTTGGAGGCACAAATCATACATACATCAATAGTTCGACTTCTATGACAAATACTCAGTCCCGAGCATCCAGTTATTCACTAAAACATCAAGCCTGCGGTGTGCAACGACTCTAGTTCACCAt harbors:
- the LOC131011066 gene encoding protein SMALL AUXIN UP-REGULATED RNA 51-like is translated as MGIRKSNKVSQKAMIKQIMKRCSSIGKKHGYENDEGLPMDVPKGHFVVYVGENRSRYIVPISILERPEFLSLLHQAEEEFGFDHDMGLTIPCDEQVFQSLTSFLR